Proteins encoded in a region of the Amyelois transitella isolate CPQ chromosome 9, ilAmyTran1.1, whole genome shotgun sequence genome:
- the LOC132902081 gene encoding uncharacterized protein LOC132902081 yields MDSRVRASPEQLSTLLEYMESHGDLARPVAGAQGRVRSDQLWSDLTNILVLNSVGGGVNKTTDKWKKVWADLKSKTKKKGLTLRQHARGTGGGPASQKSLSHLEERVLAIIGPTAVEGQDSIQELGFSRPQSSAPAPSQSSAVVAQEDDPVYVDYGGGVVKY; encoded by the exons ATGGATTCTAGGGTAAGGGCAAGTCCCGAACAACTCTCAACTCTACTGGAGTATATGGAAAG TCATGGGGACCTGGCTAGGCCTGTTGCAGGGGCACAAGGTCGAGTACGGTCAGACCAATTATGGTCTGATCTTACTAATATACTTGTATTAAATTCCGTTGGTGGTGGTGTCAACAAAACAACAGACAAGtggaaaaaa GTATGGGCCGATTTAAAATCCAAGACTAAGAAAAAAGGTCTGACCTTGCGGCAACATGCCAGAGGGACTGGAGGTGGACCAGCTAGCCAGAAATCCTTGTCGCATTTGGAGGAAAGGGTTCTGGCTATTATCGGCCCAACAGCAGTGGAAGGACAAGACTCTATACAAGAGCTTGGATTTAGT aGACCTCAATCTTCTGCACCTGCACCCTCTCAATCATCTGCAGTTGTTGCCCAAGAAGATGATCCAGTATATGTGGACTATGGTGGTGGTGtggttaaatattaa